In the Cetobacterium ceti genome, TGAAACATAAGGACATAGCTTTAATTCTTGCCACTGGTGGAGAAGCCATGGTTAAAGCAGCATACTCTTCAGGAAATCCAGCAATTGGAGTTGGACCTGGAAATGGACCTGCTTTTATTGAAAGAAGTGCTGATATTAAACTTGCAGTTAAAAGAATTTTAGATAGTAAGACTTTTGATAATGGAGTTATATGTGCATCTGAACAATCTATTATAGTTGAAGAAATTATAAAAAATGATGTTGTAAGAGAATTAAAAAATCAAGGGGGATATTTTTTAACTAGAGAGGAATCAGGTAAATTAGGGAAGTTTATTTTAAGAGCTAATGGAACTATGAATCCTCAAATAGTAGGTAAATCTCCACAGGTTATTGCAGATTTAGCAGGAATAACAATTCCTACAGGAACTAGAGTTTTAATTTCTGAGGAAAATACAGTATCAAAAACTAATCCATATTCTAGAGAAAAATTAGCTCCAATTTTAGGATTTTATGTGGAAAAAGATTGGGAAAGTGCTTGTGAAAGATCTATGGAAATTTTATATAACGAAGGAAAGGGGCATACTTTAGTGCTTCATACAAGAAATAAAGATGTTATAAAAGCTTTTGCTCTAAAAAAACCAGTATCAAGATTACTTGTGAATACTCCTGGAGCTTTAGGAGGAATTGGAGGAAGCACAAATTTAGCACCTGCATTGACATTAGGTTGTGGAGCAGTGGGAGGAAGTTCAACTTCTGATAATATAACTCCTATGAATTTAATAAACATAAGAAGAGTTGCTTGTGGTGTTAAAGAGATTGAAGATATAAGACCAGTAAAAAAATCTACTTCTGTGGAATTAAATGGAGTTGAAATTGAAGCTCTTATAAAAAAAGTTTTAGGAGAAATTCTTAAGGGATAGGAGTTGAAATATGGTTTTTACAGA is a window encoding:
- a CDS encoding acetaldehyde dehydrogenase (acetylating), with the protein product MDKDLLSIQQVRDLVKKSKEAQKIYSEFSQEKIDKIVYEVSMEIRKYNEKLAKMAAEETGFGKWEDKVIKNKFASEGVYEYIKNMKTVGILKEENKVMEVGVPVGVIAGLIPSTNPTSTTIYKTLISLKSGNGIVVSPHPNAKKSIIETAKLLQEAATKAGAPEGLIGVIEIPSMEGTTALMKHKDIALILATGGEAMVKAAYSSGNPAIGVGPGNGPAFIERSADIKLAVKRILDSKTFDNGVICASEQSIIVEEIIKNDVVRELKNQGGYFLTREESGKLGKFILRANGTMNPQIVGKSPQVIADLAGITIPTGTRVLISEENTVSKTNPYSREKLAPILGFYVEKDWESACERSMEILYNEGKGHTLVLHTRNKDVIKAFALKKPVSRLLVNTPGALGGIGGSTNLAPALTLGCGAVGGSSTSDNITPMNLINIRRVACGVKEIEDIRPVKKSTSVELNGVEIEALIKKVLGEILKG